GTGCGGCCTCAACCACGGTGATCTCGCTGCGATATACTCGTTGAATTATGTCTAGTCGTTTCTCGTCTTTCATTGTCAGGGTTGTCATCCTTCCACCCTGACATAATTACGTTGCCGTTAACCCCTGACATAATCACTTTGCTACAACAACCCACGGTTTTTGCTGTTGTGGGGGTTCCCGGTTTTCGAGTAGAGTATCCGCAGATTACGTGTTGGATCAATGAGGATTTCCTAGCCGAGTACCGAGCACATGCGAATACGCGATATGCGGCCGCTAGTTGCCCATTTGAGGCTTTCGATGTTCTTGCAGATATTCAACGCGACTCTGGAAACAAGTACATGTATATTGCTCCGATCGGTACCAAGCCTCATGCCCTCGGAGCGATATGTTATGCATTGCGCAATCCGGATACCACCGAAATAATGTATGATAACCCGATTCGAAAGCCGGGCCGCACCGCGGGGATCGGTCAAATGCATGTCTATATGCTGAAGCCCTCCTATGTCGCACTATGATCTAGACCGGTATTATACGCCGGCGAACTTGGCTCGATCCATTGTCGAGCTTTCCGACCTAGAACGCATTGGAACTTGTCTCGATGCCGCATGCGGCGACGGAAGTCTGCTCGCAGCAGCAAGAGACGTATATTCAGATGTTCAGTGTATGGGAATTGATGTTGATGCCTCCGCGATTTTGCGTTTGAGGAAAAGGCATCCAACGTGGATTTTGTCGCATGCGGATGCGCTTGCCAATTCAGCTTGGAAACGAGCGCGAGCGGCTCGTCAAAGCGTAGGTTGTGATTTGGTACTTCTCAATCCTCCGTTTAGTATGGGGGCACGAAAAGGAATTTTTGTGAATATGGCCGGTTTCAGCGGGAGATGCAGCGTTGCGATGGGCCATATTTTAACCGTGTTAATGCGCGCACGACCTGTAGTTGGCTGCGCGATCGTTCCAGAATCTATGCTGTTTTCCAACTTAGACGAGAACGCACGACGATTTCTATCTCGTTTTTACTCTCTTCGTTCCGTTCGCTCGCTTCGCAATTCGACGTTTCGCGGAGGACATGCTAACGCACTTACAATAAAGATAGAGAGAGCTGTTGCAACCGACCAATCAGTTGCAACTGAAAAAACTCAGGAATTAAACGGGGTCCAGATTGTCCGAGGTGGACTACCTCTTTTCCAAGCCGAGTTTCACCGCACAGGCGTTCCCTTTATCCATTCTACCGATCTACGATCTCTAACCAAAGGTATTCTACCGCGTCAGAGAACTCGACAGATTTCACGCGGATTAGTGTCAGGCAATGTCATACTTCTTCCTCGGGTAGGCGTCCCCTCCCGACGGTCTGCGCGGTTCATAAAATTCGAACACGAAGTTCAGCTATCGGATTGCGTCATCGCCCTGCGATGTGTTAACCGTGCCACGGCATTGATTTGGCAAAGGAAGATATCGGATAGATGGGATGAACTCGTAGCAATGTATCGCGGTACTGGCGCTCGATATGTTACCGTTAATCGACTGCATTCATGGCTTGCGTCTATATCCTAGTGAGTTTCCCGCACATCAATCAGAGAATCGGCAGAGAATCAGAGTTACCGAGTACGGGCCAGGTCTTACCGGTTTGTTGCCTAAATTGATTTTTTAGTGCGGGATCGTAATCTCATCGCTATAAGAGATCAGGGTTAGACATAACAGTCTCTACAATCTTGGATAATTCGGCCAATCACAATCCAGTAGGTCGAAGCTAAGAGCCTTGTGCGATAGCATTCACTTCCTTCTGATAAAAAGTTTCTGCATCAGCCCGTCCCACTCGGCGTATTTTTTTTCGGCTTCGTCGACGCCGTATTTTTCGTCGAGGTAGGATTTCTTGAACTTCTGCGTCAGCGAGCCGATGTCGTCGCGGGGCGACCACAGGCCGCCTTTCATCATCAGTTGCTGGCCTTCTTTGGAATGGATCCAATCGATGAAGAGTAACGCGGCATGGGGATGCGGCGCCTTTACCGTCAACCCTGAGTAAGCAACCGTGGTGACTACGGGTTCCAACGGCCGCCAGTCCACCGGCGCGCCTTTTTGTTTTGCCTGGGTGACGTTGGCATCGAAGATCGTTGGCGATAGCGGCACTTCTCCGGAGACGACCAAGCCGCAAAGAGCTGCGCCCGCCATGTTTTGTACTTTCATATCTTGGTCGGCCATTTTTTCGAGGTAGTCACGGCCGAAAGTCTCCAGCGTATTGCCAATCCACCGCGTTCCCGTCGAGGTATTGACGATCGACATCTTCCCTTTCCATTTCGGGTTCAACAGATCCAGCATCGATTTTGGCGCTTCCGCGATCGGTATCAGCGAGGTGTTAAAACCCAAGCTCACGTAGGTCTCGTAATGACCGACATAATAGAAACCATTTTTTCCTTTGACTTTGACATCTTCAGGATAATAACGGGCATCCGGAACGTGATGTTCC
This Deltaproteobacteria bacterium DNA region includes the following protein-coding sequences:
- a CDS encoding extracellular solute-binding protein, with the protein product MSIPQLALYQGADREKILIDGAKKEGAFMLYGSHSWYRTMAKEFEKKYPFLKVNDYRADGRTLIKRSVEEIKAGQYIADVIATTGEQMDAMKREGIFQEHHVPDARYYPEDVKVKGKNGFYYVGHYETYVSLGFNTSLIPIAEAPKSMLDLLNPKWKGKMSIVNTSTGTRWIGNTLETFGRDYLEKMADQDMKVQNMAGAALCGLVVSGEVPLSPTIFDANVTQAKQKGAPVDWRPLEPVVTTVAYSGLTVKAPHPHAALLFIDWIHSKEGQQLMMKGGLWSPRDDIGSLTQKFKKSYLDEKYGVDEAEKKYAEWDGLMQKLFIRRK